Proteins encoded by one window of Nocardioides euryhalodurans:
- a CDS encoding LppX_LprAFG lipoprotein gives MRRLVPVLAVGLVVLTACSDADTATGERTPAEVMELAKTTLDETSGVAITMTGEDLPEGVTAIRAAEGVGTHAPAFDGTLTVVLAGTDFEVPVVAVDGTVYAQIPLTPGWSDVDPAEYGAPDPAGLMSTEEGLSSLLPATTDLEAGESVRGGEDNREVLTEYTGTVPGDVVGNVIPSASGDFDATYTVTDEGELRSARLTGVFYPDTEPMTYVIDFDDYGTEQDITAP, from the coding sequence ATGCGCCGACTCGTGCCGGTCCTCGCCGTCGGCCTGGTGGTCCTGACGGCCTGCAGCGACGCCGACACCGCGACCGGTGAGCGCACGCCCGCCGAGGTGATGGAGCTCGCGAAGACGACGCTCGACGAGACCAGCGGCGTGGCGATCACCATGACCGGGGAGGACCTCCCCGAGGGCGTCACGGCGATCCGGGCGGCCGAGGGTGTCGGCACCCACGCCCCGGCCTTCGACGGCACGCTCACGGTGGTCCTGGCCGGTACCGACTTCGAGGTGCCCGTCGTGGCCGTGGACGGCACCGTCTACGCCCAGATCCCGCTCACGCCCGGCTGGTCCGACGTCGACCCGGCCGAGTACGGCGCCCCCGACCCGGCCGGCCTGATGAGCACCGAGGAGGGACTGTCCTCGCTGCTGCCGGCGACGACCGACCTCGAGGCCGGTGAGAGCGTCCGTGGCGGCGAGGACAACCGCGAAGTCCTCACGGAGTACACCGGCACCGTCCCCGGCGACGTCGTCGGGAACGTGATCCCCAGCGCGTCCGGCGACTTCGACGCGACCTACACCGTCACCGACGAGGGGGAGCTGCGCTCCGCCCGGCTGACCGGCGTCTTCTACCCCGACACCGAGCCGATGACCTACGTCATCGACTTCGACGACTACGGCACCGAGCAGGACATCACCGCCCCATGA
- a CDS encoding VOC family protein — protein MITFAGISHLALTVTDLDVSERFYTEVLDFVTVLDVGHGRVLMHPGTGFTLGLARHEEAYGGPFTELRTGLDHLGLTASSREELEEWVRRFDEWGVTYTPIRDMEMGSHLNFRDPDGIALELDCPNELAETARAALASGATAEDIAAFVAEHLGPELAPRPLPVR, from the coding sequence GTGATCACCTTCGCCGGCATCTCGCACCTCGCCCTGACCGTGACGGACCTCGACGTGAGCGAGCGGTTCTACACCGAGGTCCTCGACTTCGTCACCGTGCTCGACGTCGGTCACGGCCGGGTCCTGATGCACCCGGGGACCGGCTTCACACTGGGCCTGGCGCGGCACGAGGAGGCGTACGGCGGCCCCTTCACCGAGCTGCGCACCGGACTGGACCACCTCGGGTTGACCGCCTCGTCGCGGGAGGAGCTCGAGGAGTGGGTCCGACGCTTCGACGAGTGGGGTGTCACGTACACCCCGATCCGGGACATGGAGATGGGCTCGCACCTGAACTTCCGGGACCCGGACGGGATCGCCCTGGAGCTCGACTGCCCGAACGAGCTGGCGGAGACCGCCCGCGCGGCGCTGGCGTCGGGGGCCACCGCCGAGGACATCGCCGCGTTCGTCGCCGAGCACCTGGGACCGGAGCTCGCACCCCGGCCGCTCCCGGTGCGCTGA
- a CDS encoding MFS transporter: MSAPRAGAVDGRARLLLALASVAVAFAAADTYVVVLALPEMMNAVGIPIDQLQRAAPIVSGFLLGYVAMLPLIGRIADLRGRVPVLTAALVLFAVGSLVTTLAYDMPTMVTGRFLQGVGGGGLVPATLALVADLYPTERRGVPLGVVSAVQELGSVVGPLFGALVLSVADWRAIFAVNLVVGLVLAAAIRAAAPDTRTRGRPDLVGAALLLVTLVAGGLVFVQPPPLLRDLTWGQLFIPVVGSGRWLTPLGLTAILALVLLVVRCLTATRPLVDLRGWAAGAREADLLGSAYLALALGGVILAFATADPKLQVFSDQGLWYLLGAAAATAAFVLHLRRADAPLVPRGALARTPAWGSMLVSFFVGAALIAALIDIPLFARTTVHGDSQLLAALVLVRFLVALPVGAVLGGYLVRTLPAGVVTAVGMACAAVAFVLMSRWGLTSLDQATSTVPLVLGGLGFGLALAPVNAAVLASTDDDVHGLASAFVVVARMVGMLVGISALTTIGLRRYYAEQADLPDVRDVCGGDSRCAEFTLLLKEAGIAQEQTVFLGAALCAVIAAGLALVLFRGAPTRGVATAVSLRAQG; the protein is encoded by the coding sequence ATGAGCGCGCCGCGGGCTGGGGCCGTCGACGGTCGGGCCCGGCTGCTGCTGGCGCTGGCGTCCGTCGCGGTGGCGTTCGCCGCCGCCGACACCTACGTCGTGGTGCTGGCGCTGCCGGAGATGATGAACGCCGTCGGCATCCCCATCGACCAGCTGCAGCGGGCGGCACCGATCGTGTCCGGGTTCCTCCTCGGGTACGTCGCGATGCTGCCGCTCATCGGCCGGATCGCCGACCTCCGCGGCCGGGTGCCCGTGCTCACCGCAGCGCTGGTCCTGTTCGCCGTCGGCAGCCTGGTCACGACGCTCGCCTACGACATGCCGACGATGGTGACCGGCAGGTTCCTGCAGGGCGTGGGCGGCGGTGGCCTGGTCCCGGCCACGCTCGCCCTGGTCGCCGACCTCTACCCCACCGAGCGGCGCGGCGTGCCGCTCGGCGTGGTCTCCGCCGTCCAGGAGCTCGGCAGCGTCGTCGGGCCGCTCTTCGGGGCCCTGGTGCTGTCCGTCGCCGACTGGCGGGCCATCTTCGCGGTCAACCTCGTGGTCGGACTGGTCCTCGCCGCGGCGATCCGGGCGGCGGCACCGGACACCCGGACCCGCGGCCGCCCGGACCTGGTCGGGGCGGCGCTGCTGCTGGTGACCCTGGTGGCGGGCGGCCTGGTCTTCGTGCAACCCCCGCCGCTGCTGCGCGACCTCACGTGGGGCCAGCTGTTCATCCCCGTGGTGGGCAGCGGGCGGTGGCTCACGCCGCTCGGGCTGACCGCGATCCTCGCCCTCGTGCTGCTCGTCGTCCGCTGCCTGACCGCGACCCGGCCGCTGGTCGACCTCCGCGGCTGGGCAGCCGGGGCCCGCGAGGCCGACCTGCTCGGGTCGGCGTACCTCGCGCTCGCGCTGGGGGGCGTGATCCTCGCGTTCGCCACCGCGGACCCGAAGCTGCAGGTGTTCTCGGACCAGGGGCTCTGGTACCTCCTCGGAGCCGCCGCCGCCACCGCGGCGTTCGTGCTCCACCTCCGCCGGGCCGACGCGCCGCTGGTGCCCCGCGGCGCCCTCGCTCGTACGCCGGCCTGGGGCTCGATGCTGGTCAGCTTCTTCGTCGGGGCGGCACTCATCGCGGCCCTGATCGACATCCCGCTCTTCGCGCGCACCACGGTCCACGGCGACTCCCAGCTGCTGGCCGCGCTGGTGCTGGTCCGGTTCCTCGTGGCCCTCCCGGTCGGAGCCGTGCTGGGCGGCTACCTGGTCCGGACCCTGCCGGCCGGCGTGGTGACCGCGGTCGGCATGGCCTGCGCAGCCGTCGCGTTCGTCCTGATGAGCCGGTGGGGGCTGACCTCGCTCGACCAGGCCACGTCCACCGTGCCGCTGGTGCTCGGCGGCCTCGGCTTCGGCCTCGCGCTGGCCCCCGTCAACGCGGCGGTGCTCGCCTCGACCGACGACGACGTCCACGGGCTGGCCTCCGCCTTCGTCGTGGTGGCGCGGATGGTCGGCATGCTGGTCGGGATCTCCGCCCTCACCACGATCGGCCTGCGCCGCTACTACGCGGAGCAGGCCGACCTGCCGGACGTGCGGGACGTCTGCGGCGGCGACAGCCGCTGCGCCGAGTTCACCCTGCTGCTCAAGGAGGCGGGGATCGCCCAGGAGCAGACGGTCTTCCTCGGGGCCGCCCTGTGCGCGGTCATCGCCGCCGGCCTCGCGCTGGTGCTCTTCCGCGGCGCCCCCACCCGCGGCGTCGCGACCGCGGTGTCGCTCCGCGCCCAGGGCTGA